A single Rattus norvegicus strain BN/NHsdMcwi chromosome 5, GRCr8, whole genome shotgun sequence DNA region contains:
- the LOC134479006 gene encoding uncharacterized protein LOC134479006, whose amino-acid sequence MRQAPRAPPPGRLREAFPRDWGPRAWDTGARLRAEMGVERRWAGGGAWVARCLLAEGAGGGASHLACHSNATAGRVRPQEHGSQVRGHCEDSAHRALTPSEGFLGAVPGILATQVSERHTRFRGLGVEAREDRAERAAATSWTR is encoded by the coding sequence ATGCGACAGGCCCCGCGCGCGCCTCCCCCTGGGCGCCTCCGGGAAGCTTTCCCGCGCGACTGGGGACCGCGCGCATGGGACACGGGGGCGCGCCTGAGGGCGGAGATGGGCGTGGAGCGGAGATGGGCCGGGGGCGGCGCGTGGGTCGCGAGGTGCCTCCTAGCCGAAGGGGCTGGGGGCGGCGCTTCTCACCTCGCTTGTCACAGTAATGCCACTGCTGGGAGAGTTCGGCCGCAGGAGCATGGGTCGCAGGTTCGTGGTCACTGTGAGGATTCGGCGCACAGGGCGCTCACCCCAAGTGAGGGTTTTCTTGGTGCAGTTCCTGGGATCCTCGCGACCCAGGTCAGCGAACGGCACACGAGGTTTCGTGGCCTTGGTGTTGAGGCCAGAGAGGATCGCGCGGAGAGGGCCGCAGCCACATCCTGGACCAGGTAG